In Lytechinus variegatus isolate NC3 chromosome 12, Lvar_3.0, whole genome shotgun sequence, a single window of DNA contains:
- the LOC121425291 gene encoding fibrocystin-L-like gives MDSVNWRIGDHIVLASTGTRHKQTQNEEVEITGFSNDNMTIEFTPAVEFDHISVSQVIDGVLVETRGEVGLLTHNVKIRGSVHEEWVEEVEACPDEFDTKR, from the exons ATGGATTCTGTTAATTGGAGGATTGGCGATCACATTGTCCTTGCTTCTACTGGAACCAGGCACAAGCAAACTCAAAATGAAGAGGTGGAAATCACAG GTTTCTCCAATGATAATATGACAATTGAGTTCACCCCTGCAGTGGAGTTTGATCACATCTCTGTGTCTCAGGTGATTGATGGTGTCCTAGTGGAGACGAGAGGTGAGGTCGGACTACTCACCCATAATGTCAAGATTAGAGGATCCGTCCATGAGGAATGGGTGGAAGAAGTAGAGGCATGCCCAGATGAATTTGACACAA AGAGATAG